In one Bombus fervidus isolate BK054 chromosome 16, iyBomFerv1, whole genome shotgun sequence genomic region, the following are encoded:
- the LOC139995749 gene encoding probable pyruvate dehydrogenase E1 component subunit alpha, mitochondrial isoform X2, giving the protein MIPNCIRNIGAQTSKRNVISYFFSKKNNYATEASFETKPFRLHKLDSGPSTHVSVTRDEAIELYKKLHTIRRMETAAGNLYKEKIVRGFCHLYSGQEACAVGIKAALRPQDAVITAYRAHGWTYLMGIEPFGVLAELTGRKGGNAKGKGGSMHMYSKNFYGGNGIVGAQVPLGVGIAFANKYMNNGGVCITLYGDGAANQGQVFEVYNMAKLWDVPCIFVCENNGYGMGTSVDRASASTDYYTRGDYIPGIWVDGMDVLAVREATKFAIDYCTSGKGPLVLETVTYRYSGHSMSDPGTSYRTREEIQEVRQTRDPITGFKERVLNANLATPEEIKAIENDIKKVVDDAVKAAKADSEIPLNELTTDIYANCLEKEIRNTTPFKPLPHARLGAAVNA; this is encoded by the exons atgataCCAAACTGTATAAGAAATATAGGTGCACAAACGTCGAAGAGAAAT GTGATATCATACTTCTTCAgcaaaaaaaataattatgccACAGAAGCTTCATTTGAAACAAAACCTTTTCGATTACACAAATTGGATAGTGGACCATCCACTCACGTCTCTGTTACCAGAGATGAAGCAATAGAGCTCTATAAAAAACTACATACGATCCGCCGTATGGAAACAGCTGCTGGAAATCTCTATAAGGAAAAAATAGTCAGAGGTTTCTGCCATCTATATTCTGGTCAA GAAGCTTGTGCAGTTGGTATAAAAGCAGCACTCCGACCACAAGATGCTGTGATCACAGCTTATAGAGCTCATGGATGGACCTACCTGATGGGAATAGAGCCATTTGGCGTTTTAGCTGAATTAACTGGTAGAAAAGGAGGAAATGCAAAAGGTAAAGGTGGTTCTATGCATATGTACTCCAAAAACTTTTATGGTGGAAATGGTATCGTCGGTGCCCAG GTACCATTGGGAGTAGGAATTGCCTTTGCTAATAAGTACATGAATAATGGAGGAGTATGCATTACATTGTATGGAGATGGTGCAGCTAACCAAGGACAAGTATTCGAAGTATACAATATGGCTAAATTGTGGGATGTTCCTTGTATTTTTGTCTGTGAAAACAATGGGTATGGTATGGGAACTAGCGTTGATCGTGCTTCTGCAAGTACTGATTACTACACAAGGGGAGATTACATTCCGGGAATTTGG gtGGATGGTATGGATGTATTAGCAGTCAGAGAAGCTACCAAATTTGCCATTGACTATTGTACATCAGGCAAAGGTCCCCTTGTTTTAGAAACTGTAACTTATAGATACAGCGGACACAGTATGTCCGATCCTGGAACAAGTTATCGTACGAGGGAAGAAATCCAAGAAGTGAGGCAGACTAGAGATCCTATAACTGGCTTTAAGGAACGAGTATTGAATGCTAATCTTGCTACTCCAGAGGAAATAAAG gCGATAGAAAACGATATCAAAAAGGTCGTTGACGACGCTGTAAAAGCTGCGAAGGCGGACAGTGAAATTCCATTGAACGAACTTACTACCGATATTTATG
- the LOC139995749 gene encoding probable pyruvate dehydrogenase E1 component subunit alpha, mitochondrial isoform X1 translates to MIPNCIRNIGAQTSKRNFGSWNEVISYFFSKKNNYATEASFETKPFRLHKLDSGPSTHVSVTRDEAIELYKKLHTIRRMETAAGNLYKEKIVRGFCHLYSGQEACAVGIKAALRPQDAVITAYRAHGWTYLMGIEPFGVLAELTGRKGGNAKGKGGSMHMYSKNFYGGNGIVGAQVPLGVGIAFANKYMNNGGVCITLYGDGAANQGQVFEVYNMAKLWDVPCIFVCENNGYGMGTSVDRASASTDYYTRGDYIPGIWVDGMDVLAVREATKFAIDYCTSGKGPLVLETVTYRYSGHSMSDPGTSYRTREEIQEVRQTRDPITGFKERVLNANLATPEEIKAIENDIKKVVDDAVKAAKADSEIPLNELTTDIYANCLEKEIRNTTPFKPLPHARLGAAVNA, encoded by the exons atgataCCAAACTGTATAAGAAATATAGGTGCACAAACGTCGAAGAGAAAT TTCGGCAGCTGGAACGAG GTGATATCATACTTCTTCAgcaaaaaaaataattatgccACAGAAGCTTCATTTGAAACAAAACCTTTTCGATTACACAAATTGGATAGTGGACCATCCACTCACGTCTCTGTTACCAGAGATGAAGCAATAGAGCTCTATAAAAAACTACATACGATCCGCCGTATGGAAACAGCTGCTGGAAATCTCTATAAGGAAAAAATAGTCAGAGGTTTCTGCCATCTATATTCTGGTCAA GAAGCTTGTGCAGTTGGTATAAAAGCAGCACTCCGACCACAAGATGCTGTGATCACAGCTTATAGAGCTCATGGATGGACCTACCTGATGGGAATAGAGCCATTTGGCGTTTTAGCTGAATTAACTGGTAGAAAAGGAGGAAATGCAAAAGGTAAAGGTGGTTCTATGCATATGTACTCCAAAAACTTTTATGGTGGAAATGGTATCGTCGGTGCCCAG GTACCATTGGGAGTAGGAATTGCCTTTGCTAATAAGTACATGAATAATGGAGGAGTATGCATTACATTGTATGGAGATGGTGCAGCTAACCAAGGACAAGTATTCGAAGTATACAATATGGCTAAATTGTGGGATGTTCCTTGTATTTTTGTCTGTGAAAACAATGGGTATGGTATGGGAACTAGCGTTGATCGTGCTTCTGCAAGTACTGATTACTACACAAGGGGAGATTACATTCCGGGAATTTGG gtGGATGGTATGGATGTATTAGCAGTCAGAGAAGCTACCAAATTTGCCATTGACTATTGTACATCAGGCAAAGGTCCCCTTGTTTTAGAAACTGTAACTTATAGATACAGCGGACACAGTATGTCCGATCCTGGAACAAGTTATCGTACGAGGGAAGAAATCCAAGAAGTGAGGCAGACTAGAGATCCTATAACTGGCTTTAAGGAACGAGTATTGAATGCTAATCTTGCTACTCCAGAGGAAATAAAG gCGATAGAAAACGATATCAAAAAGGTCGTTGACGACGCTGTAAAAGCTGCGAAGGCGGACAGTGAAATTCCATTGAACGAACTTACTACCGATATTTATG